The DNA window gtatgaaaacatgaaaacaccaTTTGTTTTTAAGGCTTTTAATAATGAATTCCAGTTGTACTAAAAATGTATTGATGTATAATTGATTGTGTATGAATGGGTCAGACAGGGGCAGGACTAGACAAGCAGTCTTTCTACTCTATGAAATGTTAATTTATGTGGCTCATTGTAAAATTTATTATATATGGTCAccattataattttttttacataaacataATATTCTATTTTTTAACGCTCGAAATAAAATCTATTTAGTTAAATTCCAAAAACTGCAATGGAACTGCTGAGATTtataaaacttaaaataatgGAGCCTCACCGTACTaactttttaatttgaaagtaaAGGTCAattaatatgattaaaaaaaaaaaaaaaaaaaaaaagatttcataAATATGCCTCAAAAAAGCCCAAAACATTCTCAAGGACCTATCCTAGCCAGGACACCACGTGTCTGCCCTCAGGCAGGAGATACAGGACATTTaaaacaaggacacacaggTTAAAAAACAGCCTCTATCCAAAAAcagtaactgcactaaacaaaTGCACTAAGGCTTGACTGTGGAGTGCAATACAACAGATCTGTGCAATAAGCTGAATGCCCTATATGTGTTTGTTAAGAGTAATACTGTTTTACTTTAGCTTACACTAGTTTTTTATAAGCTTTTTTACCCATATTTGCACTGAGGTTGCATTCAATTACAGTGTACATGTACAATGACAGTAAAGACATCCTATTCTATTTGAGTATCATTTTCAGCGgtagttaatttttttttgagtCTAAATTTTCCTCATGGATGTTTATGCCAAAAGTCTGCCTTGCTGATGCTGCATTGCTTCATACTTAAGCCACCAATATGCAGTTATAGCCAACACTAAGacatgactgaacaaacatgcTGTTTACTCCTGACATGAATCTGTCCTCTAGACTTTTTGATCAGCGTGCACCACGTCgccctcactcactcactcacctccAGCTGAGCCAACAAGCTGCTCATTCCGGGCCTTGCCAGTTCAtaacaacacattttgacagGAGTAAATGGCAGGTCTGGTCAGTCGCAAAGCAAATGCAAGAGTCAGCCATCATGATCTTGTGATATTGTGACATATTGCcaaagggaaaacacacaactgAAACATGCAATCACTCAGTTTAGGTCAGTTGTCCTAATTAGACCTGGGCGGTATCAATTTTTTCATATCTTCACACCTCCCTGACATTTATATGATACAGTGTATGAGGGTATTTGTACCCTAGTCCTAAGGTCTGGTTTCTAAGACTGACTCACCTGTGTTTCAGGATCAGCCAGCACTGACTGTTGACCTCTTTGTCCTTTTAACTTGCAGTGCGAGGATGTCGTCCAGGGAAGATCGTACAGATGTCAGAGGCTGAGGTGCGAGGGCTCTGCATCAAGTCCAGAGAGATTTTCCTCAGTCAGCCGATCCTACTAGAACTGGAGGCTCCACTCAAAATCTGCGGTGAGAAAAACACAGCCCTTCTTTTTCTGTGCATATATTTTCCAGTGTGACTTACTGTTCACAGTGGAAGGTGATCACAAAACCTAAATGCTGATGGCTTGAGGCAAGTTTCTGCACACGGTTTGAAAAATAAGCTGAACATGTCCCTCCAGGTGATATCCATGGACAGTACACAGACTTGCTGAGGCTATTCGAGTATGGAGGCTTCCCTCCAGAGGCCAACTACCTGTTCCTGGGGGATTACGTGGACAGAGGGAAGCAGTCACTGGAgaccatctgcctgctgctcgCTTACAAGATCAAATACCCAGAAAACTTCTTCTTGCTCAGGGGGAACCACGAGTGCGCCTCCATCAATCGAATCTACGGTTTCTACGATGAGTGTAAGTTGAAGAACGCGCCTGTTTGTTGTTCACTGTCCTAACTGTTAGTTAGCCCACTGCAAAACCACTGAAGAAGAAATATTAATCTGAATATAGAAATCAgtattatttctttgtttgtttcctcaGGCAAGCGCAGGTTCAACATAAAGCTCTGGAAGACCTTCACAGACTGTTTTAACTGTTTGCCCATTGCTGCGATTATTGACGAGAAGATTTTCTGCTGCCACGGAGGTTTGTGAAGCATCTCTTGTGTAGCAGCCACTGATGAATAATGTGGATAATACACATGTGTTTGCATTTACATGGATTTTAAATAGGTGATTATGTAATAATTTATCAGCATTCAGTAATTAACGTGGGGTATGATATTTTATGTAACAGCAATACTGAgtggtattgatttttttttttgctagtaATTAAGTTTGATAATTTGTCTTCATTTCTATTACATTACATAATTCGTTAACATGTATGTGAAGTATCTTCAGTGATGTAAAGTCATCCAATACATTACagtgctgtttttaaatcacattttttccaCCTCAGTACATTAACTGAAAGTCAACACATTGCCAATTCGCCCCTAGGCTGAGTAGAAGTTAACTTTTCACAGATTCACACAGGATTTTCTGTCGTGTGTGTCACTTTTACTAAAATCATCTGTTCTCCTCAGGGCTGTCACCTGATCTACAGTCCATGGAACAAATTCGACGCATCATGAGACCCACTGATGTCCCAGACACAggtctgttgtgtttgtttcacaTTAATTAAAGAGGCAAAATCTTGATCAACTGATTGCACCATTCACAAGATGAAGATGTTTCCATGCATGTCTACAGTGGTTGATTATTATAGATTGCTGATTGTTCATTAACTGCTTATAATTACCAAAGTGGTAAAGCTGGTGATTCAGAGATATTTTTGAcatagttgttttgtttgttgtccttGCTAGGGCTGCATATGAATAAAAAATACTATACTCATTAAACCATTAAAGTGACACCAATACCAAGAGTACTTCATTATACACCTTTATAAGCCTCCGCGCTGGAGAAAACTGTGTctggagacattatgttttcaggtacATCCGTCCCATACTCGTGAATGCGAcatctcaggaacaccttgagggaatttacttaaatttggcacaaacgtccacttggacccaGCAATGAGCTGATTAGAACTTgctagtcaaaggtcaaggtcactgtgacctcaaaaaacgCATTTTTGGCCTtaattcatacgctaattatgacaaaatgtcacacaaatgtctcataGGATGAAATGAAATTTGAAATTCAAAAGGTTgaaggtcaccttcactgtgacatcataaatgGCAGCATTCAGTTGCGTAAAATGCCACCAGACACCATAGCTGTTCTAGGGGCATCTCAGTACTCAGTGCTTGACTTTACCATGCTATAGACTGTATGGGCTATAGCTGCTGCGGTAGTGGACCAATCACACGTGTCATTAAACCGAAAAATGCTTGTGATGATTGGCTGTGAGCAAAAGTATATAATTTTCTGGATACCTGAATAGTTTTTTTTCTGGATCTGGGtgcaaaaaggatcaaatgcaggcaTCGTTTGACTGGAGAATACTAATTGGTACAGGATTATTACAGTTGCTAACTTTAAGGTATTAAAGGCCAGTCCTTGCCCATAATGTTGTCTCAGGGCTTAACAAGAATTCCagagtaaaataaatgaaaatcaaaTCTTTAAGAAAAAGGAGAATAAATTTGGGCAGGGTTACTCAGAGAGAGAATTTCTACGCTGCTCTTTACCAAGATACTTCACCAGTgaactagggttgggtcggttctcggtaataccattTCGGTTCGGTACTCCCTGTTTggacagggtttttttttttttttttgagactgaccggaccgcatactcaggcggaacgtacgcggagtggactctgcggaggtccgcCCAGTGAAAGTGGacgtctgcaagccctgtgcgcacaAAGCACGACTGCGCAgactccgcgcaccagtgtcacacaaaagactggcacgtatttttcacatcgcagggatttttcacggacatttttacatggagtccgctccgcttatagtacgccgaGTCTGTGGGCACCTGTGTCTACCTCTTCAC is part of the Epinephelus fuscoguttatus linkage group LG11, E.fuscoguttatus.final_Chr_v1 genome and encodes:
- the LOC125897624 gene encoding serine/threonine-protein phosphatase PP1-beta catalytic subunit-like; this translates as MAESELNVDSLISRLLEVRGCRPGKIVQMSEAEVRGLCIKSREIFLSQPILLELEAPLKICGDIHGQYTDLLRLFEYGGFPPEANYLFLGDYVDRGKQSLETICLLLAYKIKYPENFFLLRGNHECASINRIYGFYDECKRRFNIKLWKTFTDCFNCLPIAAIIDEKIFCCHGGLSPDLQSMEQIRRIMRPTDVPDTGLLCDLLWSDPDKDVQGWGENDRGVSFTFGADVVSKFLNRHDLDLICRAHQVVEDGYEFFAKRQLVTLFSAPNYCGEFDNAGGMMSVDESLMCSFQILKPSEKKAKYQYGGVNSGRPVTPPRTTQAPKKR